GCTGCGCGCGACTGATAGGGTTCAAATCCCTTCGTCTGGGTTCGTCGACGCCGGACTCGCTCGTCGCTGGCGCTCCTCACTCGTAGTCGGCGTCGACAGGAACGTCCGGAGCGGGATTTGAACCTCGGTCGTTCCGCTCGTTTCACTCGCTTCACTCCCTGGTTCAAATCCCTCGACGCTTCGCTGCCGCAGCACTCACTCGTCGCTGTCGCTCCTCGTTCGTTGTTGCGGCAGCGAAAGACGCCCGGAGCGGGATTTGAACCCGGAGGACTTCGCTCACTGCGTTCGCTCGTCCTCAGATTCAAATCCCTTCAGTCTGGGTTCGTCGACGCCGGACTCGCTCGTCGCTACCGCTCCTCGCTCGTAGTCGGCGTCGACAGGAACGCCCGGAGCGGGATTTGAACCCGCGTCACGACCGTGACAGGGTCGTATGATGGGCCACTACACCATCCGGGCAAACAGCGACAGCGCCCCGAAAGAGGGGACGCCCGGAGCGGGATTTGAACCCGCGTCACGACCGTGACAGGGTCGTATGATGGGCCACTACACCATCCGGGCTTGTCGCATCAGTCCGTACCCCTGTCTGGCAAATAAGGCTTGTCATCCCCGACGAGGATGCGGGTCGGTGACAGGAAATTTCGGACCCCGAGCGGCGACGGCGACTCACGACGCTGGCCTCGTCCGGTATCCTTTTGTGGGAACCTCGCGTGTGTGAGAGTGTCGAACGCCCCGGACTCGTGAGCCGCGCGCGGCGGCGCTTGGTAAGTCTTATGCCGCTGGCGCATGTATCTACCTGTAGTATCTCGTGATAGCTTCTCCCCACCACCAGCACCCATGGTAGACGTAAGCCAACACGAACTCGTCCCGGACCACGTGCTCCTCGACGACCCCGAGGAGGTCGAGTCGGTCCTGGCGGAGTACGACGTGAAGAAGACTGACTTACCGAAGATCAAACGCACGGATCCCGCGCTCCCCGACGAGGCCGAAGTCGGTGACGTGGTGAAGATCGTTCGAAACTCCCGCACGACCGACGAGGCGGTCGTGTACCGACTGGTCGTCTCATGAACAGGCAAGACCGACGCGTGGTTTCACGCGAATACTTCTCCGACGAACGGCTCGCAGAACACCACTTCCGCTCGTTCAACAACTTCCTGGACCGCGGCATGCAGGAGGTCGTCGACGAGAAGGAGACGATCGAGACGGACATCGGCGACAAGGAGGGCCAAGAGCCGGTGTACGTCGAACTCGGTGACGTGCGGATGGTCACCCCGCGCGTCCGCGAGGCCGACGGCTCCGAGGAACTGCTGTACCCGCAGGAGGCGCGGCTCCGCAACATCACCTACTCGGCGCCCGTGTTCATGGAGATGTCCATCGTGCGCGGCGGCGAGGACGAGCCGGAGCAGGTCGTCGACACGACCGAGACCAAGGTCGGCCGGATGCCGATCATGGTCGGCTCGAACAAGTGTAACATGGCGGGCTTCTCCGACGAGGAGCTCATCGACATCGGCGAGGACCCCGTCGACCCCGGCGGCTACTTCATCGTCAACGGCTCCGAGCGCGTGCTGATGACCTCGGAGGACCTGGCGCCGAACAAGATCCTCGCGGAGTACGACTCGAAGTACGGCGACGAGATTCAGGTCGCGAAGACGTTCTCCCAGCGCCGCGGGTACCGCGCGCTGGTGCTTTGCGAGCGCAACCGCGAGGGGCTGCTCGAGGTGTCGTTCCCCTCCGTGTCGGGTTCGATCGACTTCGTGACGCTGGTCCGCGCGCTCGGGCTGGAGTCGGACGAGGAGATCGTCCACCGCGTCTCGGACGACCCCGAGATAGTGAAGTTCATGCTGGAGAACTTAGAGGAGGCGGACGTCCAGACGACCGAGGGGGCCATCGAGACCCTCGGCGAGCGCGTCGCCTCCGGGCAGGGGAAGAACTACCAGCTCAAGCGGGCGAACTACGTCATCGACCGCTACCTCCTGCCGCACCTCCACGAGGAGGGCGTCGACGAGGAGGACGTGCGGATCAACAAGGCGTACTACCTCTGCCGGATGGCCGAGGCGTGCTTCGAGCTCGCCTTGGACCGCCGGGAGGCCGACGACAAGGACCACTACGCGAACAAGCGCCTGAAGGTCTCCGGCGACCTGATGCGCGACCTGTTCCGCACCGCCCTCAACAAGCTGGCGCGCGACGTGAAGTACCAGCTCGAACGGGCCAACATGCGGAACCGGCAGCTCACGGTCAACACGGTCGTCCGCTCGGACGTGCTGACCGAGCGGCTCGAACACCCGATCGCGACGGGCAACTGGGTCGGCGGCCGCTCGGGCGTCTCCCAGCTCGTCGACCGGACGGACTACATGGGCGTGCTCTCGCACCTCCGGCGCCTGCGCTCGCCGCTGTCGCGGTCGCAGCCGCACTTCGAGGCGCGGGACCTCCACGCGACCCAGTGGGGTCGCATCTGTCCCTCCGAGACGCCGGAGGGACCGAACTGCGGGCTGGTGAAGAACTTCGCGCAGGCGATGGAGCTGTCACAGACCGTCGAGGACGAACAGGGGCTGAAACGAGAACTGGCGTCGATGGGTGTCGAGGGGATCCCCGGCATCGAGGGCGTCGAACGACAGACGGCGGACGACTAACATGGCACAAGCAGAACGCGAAGCGAAGGTGTACGTCAACGGGAGCCTCGTGGGCACCCACGAGAACCCCGACGAGCTCGCAGAACAGATCCGCGAGGCGCGCCGCCGCGGCGACGTGAGCGAGATGGTGAACGTCTCGGTGAAAGACCGGACCCGCGAGGTCATCGTCAACGCCGACGCCGGGCGGGCTCGGCGCCCGCTCATCGTCGTCGAGAACGGCGAGCCGCTGCTGGGCGACGAGGAG
The sequence above is a segment of the Halorubrum sp. 2020YC2 genome. Coding sequences within it:
- a CDS encoding DNA-directed RNA polymerase subunit H; translation: MVDVSQHELVPDHVLLDDPEEVESVLAEYDVKKTDLPKIKRTDPALPDEAEVGDVVKIVRNSRTTDEAVVYRLVVS
- a CDS encoding DNA-directed RNA polymerase subunit B'', whose product is MNRQDRRVVSREYFSDERLAEHHFRSFNNFLDRGMQEVVDEKETIETDIGDKEGQEPVYVELGDVRMVTPRVREADGSEELLYPQEARLRNITYSAPVFMEMSIVRGGEDEPEQVVDTTETKVGRMPIMVGSNKCNMAGFSDEELIDIGEDPVDPGGYFIVNGSERVLMTSEDLAPNKILAEYDSKYGDEIQVAKTFSQRRGYRALVLCERNREGLLEVSFPSVSGSIDFVTLVRALGLESDEEIVHRVSDDPEIVKFMLENLEEADVQTTEGAIETLGERVASGQGKNYQLKRANYVIDRYLLPHLHEEGVDEEDVRINKAYYLCRMAEACFELALDRREADDKDHYANKRLKVSGDLMRDLFRTALNKLARDVKYQLERANMRNRQLTVNTVVRSDVLTERLEHPIATGNWVGGRSGVSQLVDRTDYMGVLSHLRRLRSPLSRSQPHFEARDLHATQWGRICPSETPEGPNCGLVKNFAQAMELSQTVEDEQGLKRELASMGVEGIPGIEGVERQTADD